A genomic window from Silene latifolia isolate original U9 population chromosome Y, ASM4854445v1, whole genome shotgun sequence includes:
- the LOC141629836 gene encoding uncharacterized protein LOC141629836 codes for MVTLLLLGISGCRVHPHVHWYKDVWDGWAIPKHSLIGWLIKHEALNTRVKLFPLGLCTTNRCVLCEKEEEGHGHLFGSCDYSSKVAAVLEDWLDIKLSIATGISKTQKKVYRVIRLAFWYAVWMERNNCRINLQLRRHGIVADEIKITVKSRLNHVIPRPILVGDKDWIVNLGFCCT; via the coding sequence ATGGTTACACTGTTACTTCTGGGTATCAGTGGATGCAGGGTGCACCCCCATGTCCACTGGTATAAGGATGTTTGGGATGGCTGGGCTATTCCTAAGCATTCTCTCATAGGCTGGCTTATCAAACATGAAGCTTTGAACACAAGAGTAAAACTGTTCCCATTGGGCCTGTGTACTACAAACAGATGTGTTCTCTgtgagaaggaagaagaagggcatGGACATCTCTTTGGGAGCTGTGATTATAGCTCTAAGGTTGCTGCTGTGTTAGAGGATTGGTTAGATATTAAGCTGAGTATTGCCACTGGTATTTCTAAGACTCAGAAGAAAGTTTATAGAGTGATCAGACTTGCATTCTGGTATGCAGTCTGGATGGAGAGAAACAATTGTCGCATTAATCTGCAACTGAGAAGACATGGAATTGTTGCAGACGAGATAAAAATCACTGTGAAGTCAAGGCTGAATCATGTTATTCCTCGGCCTATTTTAGTAGGGGATAAGGATTGGATTGTAAACTTAGGTTTTTGTTGTACTTAA